The following is a genomic window from Amycolatopsis australiensis.
TCGGGACTTACGCGGCGACCTGCCTGCGCTCGTCGCGCCGGGCCTTGGCCAGGCTCGCCACCGTCGTCACGGTCAGCACGACGACGATCACGCCGAGGGACACCCAGTTGTTGATGTCCAGCCAGTCCGGTACGACGTGGTACTCGTGCAGCGCGTGCAGGAACAGCTTCGCGCCGATGAACGCCAGGATCACCGCGAGGCCGTAGCTGAGGTAGACCAGCTTCGTCACCAGCCCGCCGAGCAGGAAGTACAGCTGCCGCAGGCCCATCAGCGCGAACGCGTTGGCGGTGAAGACGAGGAACGCCTCCTGCGTGATGCCGAAGATCGCCGGGATCGAGTCGACCGCGAACAGCAGGTCGGCCGAGCCGATGGCGACGATCACCAGCAGCATCGGCGTGATCATCCGCTTGCCGCCGATCTTCACCGTGTAGTGGTGCCCGTGGTAGTCGTCGGTCACCGGGGCGAACCTGCGCACCTGCCGGGTGACGGCGTTCTCGTGGTACTCCTCTTCCTCGCCCTTGTTGCGGAGCATGCTGATCGCGGTCCAGATCAGCACCGCGCCGAAGAGGAAGAACACCCAGACGAACTGCGCGATCAGCGCGGCGCCGATGGCGATGAAGACGCTGCGCATGGCCAGCGCGAGCAGGATGCCGACCAGCAGCACGCGGTGCTGGTGGATGGCGGGCACCTTGAACGACGCCATGATGATCATGAAGATGAACAGGTTGTCGACGCTCAGCGAGTACTCGGTGATGTACCCGGTGAAGAACTCGACACCCGGCTCGTGGCCGGCGAAGAACCAGACGCCGGCGCCGAAGAGGATCGCGCACGAGACGTAGAAGACGACCCAGCGAGCGGCTTCCCCCGTGGTCACTTCGTGCGGCTTGCGATCGACGATGACCAGGTCCAGCGCGATCAGCGCGAGCAGGCCACCGATCGTGGCGATCCACAGCCACAGGGGACAGTCATGAAACCGAAACCTCCGGATAGTGCGCAGCAGCAACTAACCGGAGGTCTCTCCCGCCGGTGGAACCACCGGCCGACGGTGCCGGGGGCGCAGGGCCACCGTGCTGACGACACCGCCGCGAAGGAATACTCCCCTCACAGCGCGTCCAGTTTGCCGGTTCCTCCCCGCGAAAGCCAGCCGGGATCGCGCACGTCACCGGGTTGGGCCTGTAATTTCGGTCACCACGGTCCACCAGGCGGTCCGACGCGTGTGATCACTGTGAGGTGCGGGCGGCACTCTCAGCAAGCCTCGAATAGGTTTCCCCGGTGCCCCGACTCCCGCTCCCGCGCACCCGCGGAGCCCGCCTCACCGCGCTCGCCGCCGTCGTCGTGGTCCTGGCCGCCGGCGCGGTCTTCTGGATCACGCGCCCCGCGGCGCCGCCGCCGGTGCCCACGCAGGACGCGCTGCTCGACATGCCCGCGGCGCCGGGCTCCGCCGAGCAGGTCAAGATCGACACGACGACGTACCTGCCCGGGACGCTGCCCGCGCCCGCCGTGCTGCTCGCGCACGGCTTCGGCGGCGACAAGAACAGCGTCGCCGACGACGCCCGGGAGCTCGCGCGGAAGGGCTTCGTCGTCATGACGTGGTCCGCGCGCGGGTTCGGCCGCAGCACCGGCAAGATCGGGCTCAACGACCCGGACGGCGAGGTCGCCGACGCGAGCCGCCTGATCGACCGGCTCGTCGCGCAGCACCAGGTGACGCTCGACGCGAAGGGCGACCCGGAGGTCGCGGTCACGGGTGCCTCCTACGGCGGCGCGCTCGCGCTGCTGCTGGCCGGCGCGGACAAGCGCGTCGACGCGATCGCCCCGGTCATCACCTACAACGACCTCGCGCAGGGCCTGATCCCGAACGCGGCCACGCCCGGGCCCGTCGCTGCCGGCACCCCGGCCGCCGGCGCGTTCGCCACCGGCGGCGTGTACAAGAAGAGCTGGGCCGGCATCTTCTTCTCGGCGGGCTCCGGCGCCGCGGCGAGCGGCGCGCCGTCGGCCGAAGCGCCGGAAGCCGGCCAGGAGACCGACACCGGATCGACCGGCGCCGCCGGCGGGGCGGCAGCCGCCGTCCCGGCCGTTCCGCCGGGTGCGGGCGGCGGGCCCCGGAGCGCTCCGGCCGACCCGTGCGGCCGGTTCACCGCGGCGGTCTGCCGCGCCTACACCGAGCTGGGCACGACGGGGCAAGCGAGCCAGGCGAGCGTCGACCTGCTGCGCCGGGTCTCCCCCGCGTCGGTGACGGACAAGATCACCGTGCCGACCCTGCTGGTGCAGGGCGAGAACGACACCCTGTTCGGCCTCGACCAGTCCGACGCGACCGCGCGGCAGATCACCGCGGCGGGCGGCAAGGTCCGCACGATCTGGTACACCGGCGGCCACGACGGCGGCAAGCCGGGTCCGCAGCTGCGCGGGAAGATCGCGGACTTCCTGTGGACCGCGGTGCGCGGGGGCGACCCGGGCACCGGGTTCAGCTACGACGTCCAGGGCACGTTGCGCGCCAACGGGACGCCGTCGGTCCGGACCGTCACGGCCGCCGCCTACCCGGGCCTGACCGGCCCGGCCACCGAACGGCGGCTGCTGGCGATGACCGGTCCCGAACAGCCGGTGGTGCGCCCGGCCGGGGCGAATCCCTCGGCGGTCAGCGGGATCCCGGGCCTCAACGGCGTCGCGAGCAGCTCGTCGCGGCTGGGCGTGCTGTTCGGCAACGACCCACCGGGCCAGGCCGCCCAGTTCACGACCGCGCCGGTGGACGGGCAGATCGTCGTCAGCGGCTCCGCCACCGTGCGGCTGCGCGTCGCCGCCGACCCGGCGCACCCGCAGCCGGACGCGGTGCTGTTCGCGAAGCTCTACGACGTCGGGCAGGACGGTTCGCGGGTGCTGCCGGCCAACGCGATCGCCCCGTTCCGGGTCGGCGGGCTGCCCGCCGACGGCACGCCCGTCGAGGTCACCGTGACCCTGCCCGGCATCGTCCGGCCGATCGAGGGCGGCCACGCGCTGCGGCTGGTCGTCGGCACCACCGACCAGGCGTTCGCCACGCCGGCCGCGCCCGCGGTGTTCCGGATCGGGCTGGCGGGCGGTACCACGCTGGAGATCCCCGTCGTCCCGGGGACGTCCGCCGGCTCGCCGGCGCCGGTGGGGCAGCTGGTCGGCATCGGCGTGACGCTGGCGGTCGGCCTGGCCGCGGTGCTCTTCGCGGCGCTTCGCCGCCGCCGGGCCACCGACGTCGATCCGGAGCTGTCGACGACGCCGCTGGTCATCGAGGGGCTGCGTAAGCAGTACGCGGGCGGGTTCGTCGCGGTGCAGGACCTGTCGTTCCGCGTCGAGCCGGGCCAGGTGCTCGGCCTGCTCGGGCCGAACGGCGCGGGCAAGACGACCACGCTGCGGATGCTGATGGGCCTGATCACGCCGACCGCGGGCAGCATCCGCGTGTTCGGGCACAAGATCACCCCCGGCGCGCCGGTGCTCTCGCGGATCGGCTCGTTCGTCGAGGGCTCCGGGTTCCTGCCGCACCTGTCCGGCCGGGCCAACCTCGAGCTGTACTGGGCTTCGACCGGGCGTCCGGCCGGGAAGGCGCACTTCGCCGAGGCGCTGGAGATCGCCGGGCTGGGCTCGGCCGTCGAGCGGCGGGTGCGGACCTACAGCCAGGGCATGCGGCAGCGGCTGGCGATCGCGCAGGCGATGCTGGGCCTGCCGGAGCTCATGGTGCTCGACGAGCCGACCAACGGGCTCGACCCGCCCCAGATCCACCAGATGCGCGAGGTGCTGAAGCGGTACGCCGCGACCGGCCGCACGGTCGTGGTGTCCAGCCACCTGCTGGCCGAGGTCGAGCAGACCTGCACGCACGTCGTGGTCATGCACCGCGGTTCGCTGGTGGCCGCGGGCGAGGTCGGCGAGCTGGCCGCGGCCGGCGGCGAGGCGACGTTCCGGGTCGACGACCCGGCCGCGGCCGCGGCGGCGCTGAAGGCGGTCGGCGGGGTCACCGCGGTCGACGTCGACGGCGACCTGGTGCACGCCAGCCTCGACGGGCTGCCGCGCGCCGACGCGGTCGCGGCGCTGGTCCGCGCCGGCGTCGCGGTGGAGCAGGCCGGGCCCCGGCGCCGGCTGGAAGACGCGTTCCTGCAACTGGTCGGAGACGAGTCGTGAAGTCCTCTTCGGAGTCGGGTGTCCACACCGATCCGCACGCGCTCGACGAGCTGAGCGACGTCGCCTCGCACGAGCACGCCGGCGTCGGTCCGGACGGCGCCGTCGCGGGCTACTCCGCGCGGCGGACGCTGCGGCTCGGCGTCGAGCTGCGGCGCCAGCTCAAGCGGCGGCGCACGCAGCTGCTGCTCGGGTTCGTCGCCGTCCTGCCGTTCATCCTGGTGATCGCGTTCCAGCTCGGGCAGTCGAACCCGAACCGGCGCAGCGGCGGGTTCGTCGACCTGGCCACGGCGTCCGCGCCGAACTTCGTCGTGCTGGCGCTGTTCGTGTCGGGGACGTTCCTGCTGCCGATGATCGTGGCGCTGTTCTTCGGCGACACGATCGCGAGCGAGGCGTCGTGGTCGAGCCTGAAGTACCTGCTGGCGGTCCCGGTGCCGCGGCACCGGGTGCTGCGGCAGAAGGCGATCGTGTCCGGGCTGCTGTCGGCGTTCGCGCTCGTGCTGCTGCCCTTGGTGTCGCTCGGCGTCGGGGTGCTCTGGTACGGCGCGGGCGACGCGATCAGCCCGACGGGTGACGCGGTGTCCTTCGGCGACAGCCTGCTGGCCATCGCACTGTCCACTGTGTACATCATTCTGCAGCTGGCCTGGGTGGCCGGGCTGGCGCTCGCGCTGAGCGTGTCGACCGACGCCCCGCTCGGCGCGGTCGGCGGCGCGGTGCTGGTGGCGATCCTGTCCCAGATCCTCGACCAGATCACGGCGCTGGAGGGCCTGCGCAACTACCTGCCGACGCACTACGCGTTCGCCTGGATGGACCTGATCTCCACCGACGTCGACTGGACGAACCTGGCGAGCGGCCTGCTCTCGGCGGTGATCTACGGGACGGTCTTCTTCCTGTACGCCGGACGCCGGTTCGGCCGGAAGGACATCACCAGCTGAACCCGGTACGGTCGGGCGCGTGCCGATCATCCTGGAGAGCCACCACGACGTCGCCGTCCTGCGGATCGACCACGGCGGCGGCAACACGCTCGACACCGCGTCCTGCCGTGAGCTCGTGCTCCGGCTGGAGGAGGCCGGCCAAGCCCGCGCTGTCGTGCTGACCGGCACCGGCGGCATCTTTTCGGCGGGCGTCGACCTCAAGCGGCTGCACGCGGGCGGCGCGGCGTACGTGTCGGAGTTCCTGCCGCTGCTGTCGGACGCGCTGCTGGCGGTGTTCGGCTTCGCGCGTCCGGTGGTCGCCGCGCTGAACGGGCACGCCATCGCCGGCGGCGCGGTGCTCGCGGCCGCGTGCGACCACCGCGTGCTCACCACCGGGCCCGGCCGGGTCGGGGTCACCGAGCTGCTGGCCGGCCTGCCGTTCCCGCTCGCCGCGCTCGAGATCCTGCGGTGCGCGTACGGCACGGCTCCCCTGCCGTGGCTCACCTACACGGGCGAAACCCACGGCGGCGAGGAGGCGCTGGCTCGCGGGCTCGTCGACGAGCTGGCGGCACCCGGCGAGGTGCTTGAGCGGGCCCTCGCCGTCGCGACCCGCCTCGGCGAGCTGCCCGCGGAGGCGTTCGCGCACACGAAGGCCCAGATCCGGCAGCCGTTCCACGAGCGGATCGCCGAGCACCGCCACACCGACGACCCGGAGGTCGAGCGGCTGTGGCGGTCGCCCGGCTCACTCGGCGCGGTCAAGTCCTACGTGGACAGGGTGCTGGGCTAGGCGGCGTGGACGCCGCTCTCGGCGAGGGCCTTGATGCCCTCGACCGTCTTCTGCATGTTGGCCTGCAGCTCGCCCAGCCGCATCGCGACGATCTCGTCCTCGTGCTCGGGCATCGAGCCGATGATGGCCGTCAGGTTGGACGGGCCGGGGCCGATCTGGGCCCATTGGCGCAGGATCGTGCCGTCACCGTCCGGGACGAGCTCGAAGCGCCAGGACGCGGCCGGGTTCGTCACGTCCATGACGGCCCAGGCGAACAGCCGCCCGGGCTCGTAGCCGGTCACCGTCGAGACCGTCTCCCACTCCCCGGCGACCGGGTGGGCGTTGCGGCCGCGGAACTGCGCGCCCAGGCCCGGCTCGGCGCCGTCGATCCAGCCGCCGCCCTGGAACTCGCTGGAGAACCGGGCCGGCAGGTCGACGTCCAGCAGCCACGACCAGACCTCGGCCGGGTGCGCGGCGATGCGGACTTCGACCTGCGTCGTAGGGCAGTCGGAAACCTTCATGGCGGACCCCTCGCTCGATGCCGGTGCCTTCGGATCGGACCGTAACGTGGTGCCGATCACCCGGACAACTCGCACGATGCCCGCGGCCGCGCACGATCGAGGACGCCGCGCCACCCGCCGGAAGTCGGGACCTGGGCGGGCTGCGCCCGGACAGCCGATTGCCTGCCGCGGCCGGTTCTGTGAAAGTCCCACGGTGGGTCCGGCGAACCGGGGAGGGTGTTTCATGCGCAGAACGTTCATCGCGCTGGCGGTCCTGCTGACGGTGGCGGGCCTCGCGCCCGCGGCCTCGGCGGCGCCCGACATCACGACCGTGCTGGAGCGGATCCCGGGGCTGACGATCGTCAAGGAAGACCCGGCGCCGTCCGGGTTCCGGTTCTTCGAGCTGACGTTCACCCAGCCCGCCGACCACCGGCACCCCGGCGCGGGCACGTTCGAGCAGCGGTTCACCCTGCTGCACCGCGACTTCTCGGCCCCGACGGTCGCCTTCACCAGTGGCTACAACGTCAGCGCGAAGCCGAACCGCTCGGAGCCGACGCAGATCGTCGACGGCAACCAGCTTTCGATGGAGTACCGGTACTTCACGCCGTCGCGACCGGAGCCGGAGAACTGGGCGAAGCAGCTGACGATCTGGCAGGCCGCCGCGGACGAGCACCGCGCGGTGCAGGCGTTCAAGGCGATCTACCCGGGCAAGTGGCTGGCCACGGGCGCCAGCAAGGGCGGTATGACCGCGACGTACTTCCGGCGCTTCTTCCCCGGAGACGTCGACGCGACGATCCCTTACGTGGCGCCCAACGACGTGATCGACCCGATCGACGTCTACAACCGCTTCCTCGCGCACGTGGGCGACGACCCAGGCTGCCGCGACGCGCTGAAGGCGATCCAGCGGGACGCGCTGAAGCGACGGGACGAGCTGGGCGCGATCGCGGCGGCCGACGCGGCCCGGCGGGGGCTGACGTTCTCGATCGTCGGCTCGGCGGACAAGTCACTGGAGATCGCGGTGATCGACTCGTACTTCGCGTTCTGGCAGTACCAGAAGCAGGCGGACTGCGCGACGGTGCCGGCACCGGGAGCACCGGCGGCCGACGTCTACGCGTGGTACGAGAAGGTGGAGAGCCTCAACACGTATTCGGACCAGGACCTGGCCCCGTTCATCCCGTACTACTACCAGGCGGCGGTCCAGCTGGGTTCACCCGAAGCGTACGACAGCTATTTGCGTGACCTGCTGCGCTACCCGGGCGCGGACCAGCCGAAGACGTTCGTGCCGGCGTCGATCCGCCTCCCGCACTTCGACTACCTGGCGATGCCGGACATCGACTTCTGGGTGAAGTCGCAGGGAACCCGGCTGCTGTTCGTGTACGGCTCGAACGACCCATGGGGAGCAGAGCCGTTCGAGCTGGGCTTCGGCAGCCGCGACTCGTACCGCTTCTACGTCCAGGGCGGCAACCACGGAGCGAAGATAGCCCAGCTGGCACCGGCAGAAGCGGCGGCGGCAACGGCGACGGTCCGGCGTTGGGCGGGGTTGCCGGCCACGTCGGCACTGACGGCGCGAAGCGCCCCGGCGGGCTTCCCGGACTTCGACGCGGACCTGACGTTGACGGGCCGCTCGCGGCTCTGAGCGGCCCTAGGGGCGTTTCGCTTTGGGCAGCCGGCTGACGACGTCGTCGTAGGAGGCGTCGATCAGGTCTTCGAGCTCGGCGTCCGGCACGCCGGCGTCGAGCTCGACGCGGTTCCAGCCGTACCGGCCGAGATAGGCCATGACGGTGACGGAGTCCGGATACCGCGCCCGCAGCTCGGCGGCTTCCTCCCGGGTGGCACCGCACTTGACGGCGACGCTGCCGGGCTCGTCCTGCCCGATGAAGGCGAAGCCTTTGCCGCCGACCTTCGCGACGAGCACGTGGTCACCGAACGGATAGGTCTCCTCCGCACCCGGCTTGCCGAGGCAGTACGCGACGACGGCTTCGATGTTCACGACGCGGGCTTCACCACTTCAAGGTCGATTCGGCAAGGGCGGCGCCCGCCGGCGGGCACCTCCCCGGAACGGCGCTGCTGCCGGCCCGGAGCCGACGGCCGCACGGAGCACCCGGGGCCATCGGCTCGGCGGGCTACTTGATACCGGCCGCGTCCATGCCCCTCAGCTCCTTCTTCAGGTCCGAGATCTCGTCCCGCAGCCGGGCCGCCAGCTCGAACTGGAGATCCCGCGCCGCCTGCATCATCTGGTCCGTCATCTGCTGGATCAGGTCCGCCAGCTGGGCCCGCGGCATCGCCGAGACGTTCTTGTCGACCAGCATGCCCGAGCTGCGCACGCGGTCGCCTTGCTCCGGCTTCTTGCCGCGCGAGGAGTTGCGGCCCGAGCCGCCCACCGAAACCTGCTCGGTGTCCTCCGCCTCGCTGTACACGCGGTCGAGGATGTCCGCGATCTTCTTGCGCAGCGGCTGCGGGTCGACGCCGCGCTCCTTGTTGTAGGCGATCTGCTTCTCGCGGCGGCGGTCCGTTTCGTCGATCGCGTGCTGCATCGACTCGGTGATCTTGTCCGCGTACATGTGGACCTCGCCCGAGACGTTCCGCGCCGCGCGGCCGATCGTCTGGATCAGCGACGTCCCGCTGCGGAGGAAGCCCTCCTTGTCCGCGTCGAGGATCGCCACCAGCGACACCTCCGGCAGGTCGAGACCCTCGCGCAGCAGGTTGATGCCGACCAGCACGTCGAAGTCGCCCGCGCGCAGCTGCCGCAGCAGCTCGACCCGGCGCAGCGTGTCGACCTCCGAGTGCAGGTAGCGCACCCGGATGCCCAGCTCCAGCAGGTAGTCGGTGAGGTCCTCGGCCATCTTCTTGGTCAGTGTGGTGACCAGGACGCGTTCGTCCTTGTCCGCGCGCTCGCGGATCTCGTGCACCAGGTCGTCGATCTGGCCTTCGGTGGGCTTCACGACCACCTTCGGGTCGACCAGGCCGGTCGGCCGGATGACCTGCTCGACGAACTCGCCGCCCGCCTGGCCCATCTCGTACGGCCCCGGCGTCGCCGACAGGTAGACGGTCTGCCCGATCCGGTCGGAGAACTCCTCCCAGGTCAGCGGCCGGTTGTCGACCGCGCTGGGCAGCCGGAAGCCGTACTCGACCAGGTTCCGCTTCCGGGACATGTCGCCTTCGTACATGCCGCCGATCTGCGGGACCGTCTGGTGCGACTCGTCGATGACCAGCAGGAAGTCTTCCGGGAAGTAGTCGATCAGCGTGGCCGGCGCCGAGCCCGGCCCGCGGCCGTCGATGTGGCGCGAGTAGTTCTCGATGCCGGAGCAGAAGCCGACCTGGCGCATCATCTCGATGTCGTAGGCCGTGCGCATCCGCAGCCGCTGCGCCTCCAGCAGCTTGCCCTGCTTCTCCAGCTCGGCCAGGCGTTCTTCGAGCTCCTTCTCGATGCCCTGGATCGCCTTCTCCATCCGCTCCGGACCGGCTACGTAGTGCGTCGCCGGGAAGATCCGGACCTCGTCGACCTCCTTGACGATGTCCCCGGTCAGCGGGTGCAGGTAGTACAGCTTCTCGATCTCGTCGCCGAAGAACTCGACCCGGATCGCCAGCTCCTCGTACGCCGGGATGATCTCCACCGTGTCGCCCCGTGCGCGGAACGTGCCGCGCGCGAACGCGATGTCGTTGCGGGTGTACTGCACGTCGACCAGCGCGCGCAGGAACACGTCCCGGTCGAGCTGCATGCCGACCTCGAGCTTCGTCGACCGGTCGAGGTAGGACTGCGGCGTGCCCAGGCCGTAGATGCACGACACGCTCGCGACCACGATGACGTCCCGCCGCGACAGCAGGTTCATCGTGGCCGAGTGCCGCAGCCGCTCGACGTCGTCGTTGATCGAGGAGTCCTTCTCGATGTACGTGTCCGTCTGCGCGATGTACGCCTCGGGCTGGTAGTAGTCGTAGTAGCTGACGAAGTATTCGACCGCGTTGTGCGGGAACAGTTCGCGCAGCTCGTTCGCCAGCTGGGCGGCGAGGGTCTTGTTGGGGGCCATCACCAGCGTCGGCCGCTGGACGCGCTCGATCAGCCACGCGGTGGTCGCCGACTTGCCGGTGCCGGTGGCGCCCAGCAGCACGACGTGCTTCTCGCCGGCCTTGATCCGGCGTTCGAGCTCGTCGATGGCCGCCGGCTGGTCACCGGCGGGCTGGTAGTCACTGACCACCTCGAACCGGCCGCCGGTCCGGGGGATCGCCGAGACCGGGCGGAAGTCGGACTGGGCGAGTACGGGGTGTTCGGTTGCGAAAGCCACGTCGACCAGAGTAGGCCGACGCACCGACAATTTCCGTCCGGCCTGGTCAGCGGGGGCGGAAGACCGTGACGGACGTGACTTCGCCGCCGTCCACGCGGCAGTGCAGGACGGCACCGGGCACGGGCTCGTCGTCCGCGAAGCACGAGACCAGCACCCGGTCGGGCCCGGTCGCCCGGACCTCGGTCCGCGGGAACTCGGCGAGCACCTCGGCGACGTCGTCCGCGGGCTCGGGCTCGGCGAGGTGGGCGAGCACCACTTCGCGCGGGGACGGCGGCGGCGGGATCGGCAGGCCGTGGCCTTCGAAGAGGCGGTTCAGCTGGTCGGCGGCCGAAACGGCGCGGGGGAAGCCGGCGAACGCCGCCGTCTGGACGACGACCTCGCAGATTTCGGCCGGCGAAAGGCCCGAGGCCAGCCCGGTGCGGAGGTGGACGCTCAGCGGCGGGCCGACCATCCCCGCGGCGACGATCGCGGCCAGGGTGGCCGCCTCCCGCGTCCGGCTGTCGAGGGCGGGACGGTCGTGCAGGTGGCCGTAGACGGTGCCGACCGCCAGCTCGCCCAAGGCGGGGATCGTCGCGAACAACGCGTCCAGGCGCCGGTCGCCGTCCTCGACGAGGCTCGCGAAGTTTTCGCGGCCACGTGCGTGCAGGTCCGCCATCGGCTCGGTCATGGTTGCCTCCCCCTCAACAACTGCAGTCACAGCAGGAACAGCAGTCGCAACAGTCGCAATCGCAGTCACAGCTCGAGTGGGGTTTCCCGCTCCACGGCCCAGGATAGGGATCGCGGCAGCAGAACTGGCAGGTACAGCACATGTACGGCGTGAGGGCGCAGCCGAGCAAGAAGTTGCGCTTGCGCGGCGGGACGGCGAACTTCGGGTACCAGAGGCCGCCGCCTTTGCCGTCGAGGGGTTCTGGTTGGCCTCGGCCGGGACCGCCCGGGTCACCTGGGCCCCCAGGCCCACCAGGCCCACCAGGCCCACCGGGGCCACCGGGGCCACCGGGACCGCCCGGACCACCAGGGCCGCCAGGCCCACCCGGACCACCCGGACCACCAGGGCCACCAGGGCCACCAGGGCCATCGGGACCGCGGCCACCCGGACCACGATCACCAGGGCCACCTGGGCCGCGGCCGCCAGGACCGCCCGGGCCGGGAGCGCCGGGCGGCGGAACAGGACCGGGCGGCGGAAACCCCTGCGGCCGCGGCGGACCGGCCGGCGGAACCTGGTGAGGATGCCCCTGCGGAGCAGGCCCCCGCCCGATCCACCCGGGCGGCGGCTGCTGCGGATGCTGCGGCGGCGTGGGTCCGGGCCCGATCCAGCCGGGCGGCTGCTGCCCGGCGAGGCCATCCACCCAACCGGCGGCACTGTGCGCAGCAGAGCCACTCGCCCAACCGGCACCGTCCGCGAGCACTCGCCCAGCAGAGCCACCCGCCGGCTGGCCACCCGGCCGCGACTCATCCCCCGCCGAGCCACCCGCCCACTGGCCTCCGCACCCGGCGCCCGAGCCGTGCCCGAAAGCCCGGCGCACCGCCTGGCGCAGCTCGTGCACCAACAGCGCGTGCACCAGCCCGGACTCCGCGAACTCCACCTCCCGCAGCGCAAGCTCGACCCCCAGCACGGCGTCATCACACAACCGCCGCGCCTCTTCCAGCGACGTCCCCGTGGCGCGGAGCGGATTCCACGCCCCCGCCGCCGCGTCCGCCTCGTAGTCCTCGACCGCGTCCAGCAGGTGCGCCACCCGGCCGAACAGGCGGCCCGCCTCCGCCAGCGGGCCTGCGTTCGCCGGGCGGCCCGCCAGCTCCGCCGTCCGGGCGAACGCTGCCGCCGTTGCGCGCTCCGCCGGTTCCGTCGCCCGCAGCACCGGGTCGCCCGGCCGCATCGCTCGCTCCAGCTCGCCCTGCCGCTCGACCGCCTCCACCAGCACCGCCGTGTCGAACCCGACCCGCCCGCCGGTGCGACCGCCCTGCTTCGCCCACCGTGCCGCGACGCGGCGTGCCGCGACCGCCACCGGGCGCCTGCCGAAGGCGCCGTCGCCGTCCTCGACGTGGTCGCCGACCTTCGCCGCCGCCAGCACCAGCGATACCGCCGCCGCCAGCTGGGCGCCCTCGCCGCGGGCCACCGACGCCGTCCGCATGCCCCGCAGCGGGCACGGCCCCGCGTCCCGGCGCAGCTGCTCGCTCGGTGCCTGCGCCTCGACCAGCGCCGAGATGATCAGCCCGTCGTAGTTCGTGACGACGCGGGCCAGCTGGCCGTGCTCGTCGCGCAACGTGAGGCACAGCCCGCACAGGTGCGCGAGCCACTCCGCGTGCAGCCCGCCGGACAGCCGGTGCCGGCACGGCCTGATGATCCCGAACATCCCTACTCCCCTTCGGACGGTCGGCGCACCTTAGCCCGAACGTGTGGCGCGCGTGGACGGTGTGCGCGATTCGTGACCGCCCCGGCAGGATGAGCGCCATGGCCGCACCGCACCCGCCGAAGCTCGAGATCTTCGATCCCGCCACGCGCACGAACGTCGACCCGAAGGGCATCCGCCGGGACGTCGAAGAGTTCCGCGAGGAGCCGTTCGGCCTGTACCTGGCCCGCCCCACGCCGGGTCGCGCCCAGTTCCACTACCTCGAGTCGTGGCTGCTGCCCGGGCTCGGCCTGCGGGTCACCGACTTCTGGTTCTCTCCCGGTCACGAACGCGACCAGGACTTCTACCTCGACGTCGTGCGCATCCACCGCGACGGCTCCCGCTGGCTCGCCACCGACCTCTACGTCGACCTCGCGCTCAAGGACAAGCTGT
Proteins encoded in this region:
- a CDS encoding S28 family serine protease, with amino-acid sequence MRRTFIALAVLLTVAGLAPAASAAPDITTVLERIPGLTIVKEDPAPSGFRFFELTFTQPADHRHPGAGTFEQRFTLLHRDFSAPTVAFTSGYNVSAKPNRSEPTQIVDGNQLSMEYRYFTPSRPEPENWAKQLTIWQAAADEHRAVQAFKAIYPGKWLATGASKGGMTATYFRRFFPGDVDATIPYVAPNDVIDPIDVYNRFLAHVGDDPGCRDALKAIQRDALKRRDELGAIAAADAARRGLTFSIVGSADKSLEIAVIDSYFAFWQYQKQADCATVPAPGAPAADVYAWYEKVESLNTYSDQDLAPFIPYYYQAAVQLGSPEAYDSYLRDLLRYPGADQPKTFVPASIRLPHFDYLAMPDIDFWVKSQGTRLLFVYGSNDPWGAEPFELGFGSRDSYRFYVQGGNHGAKIAQLAPAEAAAATATVRRWAGLPATSALTARSAPAGFPDFDADLTLTGRSRL
- a CDS encoding MmcQ/YjbR family DNA-binding protein, which gives rise to MNIEAVVAYCLGKPGAEETYPFGDHVLVAKVGGKGFAFIGQDEPGSVAVKCGATREEAAELRARYPDSVTVMAYLGRYGWNRVELDAGVPDAELEDLIDASYDDVVSRLPKAKRP
- the uvrB gene encoding excinuclease ABC subunit UvrB; amino-acid sequence: MAFATEHPVLAQSDFRPVSAIPRTGGRFEVVSDYQPAGDQPAAIDELERRIKAGEKHVVLLGATGTGKSATTAWLIERVQRPTLVMAPNKTLAAQLANELRELFPHNAVEYFVSYYDYYQPEAYIAQTDTYIEKDSSINDDVERLRHSATMNLLSRRDVIVVASVSCIYGLGTPQSYLDRSTKLEVGMQLDRDVFLRALVDVQYTRNDIAFARGTFRARGDTVEIIPAYEELAIRVEFFGDEIEKLYYLHPLTGDIVKEVDEVRIFPATHYVAGPERMEKAIQGIEKELEERLAELEKQGKLLEAQRLRMRTAYDIEMMRQVGFCSGIENYSRHIDGRGPGSAPATLIDYFPEDFLLVIDESHQTVPQIGGMYEGDMSRKRNLVEYGFRLPSAVDNRPLTWEEFSDRIGQTVYLSATPGPYEMGQAGGEFVEQVIRPTGLVDPKVVVKPTEGQIDDLVHEIRERADKDERVLVTTLTKKMAEDLTDYLLELGIRVRYLHSEVDTLRRVELLRQLRAGDFDVLVGINLLREGLDLPEVSLVAILDADKEGFLRSGTSLIQTIGRAARNVSGEVHMYADKITESMQHAIDETDRRREKQIAYNKERGVDPQPLRKKIADILDRVYSEAEDTEQVSVGGSGRNSSRGKKPEQGDRVRSSGMLVDKNVSAMPRAQLADLIQQMTDQMMQAARDLQFELAARLRDEISDLKKELRGMDAAGIK
- a CDS encoding carboxymuconolactone decarboxylase family protein; translation: MTEPMADLHARGRENFASLVEDGDRRLDALFATIPALGELAVGTVYGHLHDRPALDSRTREAATLAAIVAAGMVGPPLSVHLRTGLASGLSPAEICEVVVQTAAFAGFPRAVSAADQLNRLFEGHGLPIPPPPSPREVVLAHLAEPEPADDVAEVLAEFPRTEVRATGPDRVLVSCFADDEPVPGAVLHCRVDGGEVTSVTVFRPR
- a CDS encoding DUF5685 family protein; translation: MFGIIRPCRHRLSGGLHAEWLAHLCGLCLTLRDEHGQLARVVTNYDGLIISALVEAQAPSEQLRRDAGPCPLRGMRTASVARGEGAQLAAAVSLVLAAAKVGDHVEDGDGAFGRRPVAVAARRVAARWAKQGGRTGGRVGFDTAVLVEAVERQGELERAMRPGDPVLRATEPAERATAAAFARTAELAGRPANAGPLAEAGRLFGRVAHLLDAVEDYEADAAAGAWNPLRATGTSLEEARRLCDDAVLGVELALREVEFAESGLVHALLVHELRQAVRRAFGHGSGAGCGGQWAGGSAGDESRPGGQPAGGSAGRVLADGAGWASGSAAHSAAGWVDGLAGQQPPGWIGPGPTPPQHPQQPPPGWIGRGPAPQGHPHQVPPAGPPRPQGFPPPGPVPPPGAPGPGGPGGRGPGGPGDRGPGGRGPDGPGGPGGPGGPGGPGGPGGPGGPGGPGGPGGPGGPGGPGGPGGPGDPGGPGRGQPEPLDGKGGGLWYPKFAVPPRKRNFLLGCALTPYMCCTCQFCCRDPYPGPWSGKPHSSCDCDCDCCDCCSCCDCSC
- a CDS encoding DUF402 domain-containing protein — its product is MAAPHPPKLEIFDPATRTNVDPKGIRRDVEEFREEPFGLYLARPTPGRAQFHYLESWLLPGLGLRVTDFWFSPGHERDQDFYLDVVRIHRDGSRWLATDLYVDLALKDKLSLRVIDTDELLEAHAAGLVTAEDARFALETTYAAVEGLAAHGYDLAAWLSTKDITPTWRRHP